A genomic stretch from Pomacea canaliculata isolate SZHN2017 linkage group LG2, ASM307304v1, whole genome shotgun sequence includes:
- the LOC112558345 gene encoding probable small intestine urate exporter isoform X3, with the protein MFLKCQKTWGTVLLQELSDGKISLRNVSREFDWDSSIQSLVVSSGGFIHFLAPMFTDALCRYMGSKRVMTTIISLSGVLTVLNPLAARISPYFLIVLRVLVGPCVGIVLALLTDLFSWWAPESEKVAMASLAYAGINVGEILVAGPTGYMCSIPIANGWPFIFYLHGAIAIVWCVVWHVCATERPEDHPFISEEEKTYIIRTRFAMEVNQEKTAPPYLSIARSKPVWGYLILMTAHASNIIIFASYLPKYISSAFQFSSEQVGLITSAIHVSRILGIVVFNFLSNSLFSRTHLAKITIRKVVQCSGFFCYTVPLLILGFLKNNIVSLTLLNIIMIGQCSPVVSAYILPLDMAPRYSGFLTAVCTSLTGVVVIPGLVVAGLMTPEGTLEEWRNVFIMLGASFTLGTVAFLLLGSSDLQPWATPPDNTDAEEKKRPVTFDL; encoded by the exons ATGTTTCTCAAGTGTCAGAAGACCTGGGGAACAGTTCTTCTCCAAGAGCTTTCTGATGGAAAAATATCTTTGAGAAAT GTTTCTAGAGAGTTCGACTGGGATAGCTCCATTCAAAGTCTTGTCGTGTCGTCTGGAGGGTTCATCCATTTTCTCGCTCCGATGTTCACCGATGCTCTCTGTCGTTACATGGGATCCAAGCGGGTCATGACCACCATCATCTCGTTATCTGGAGTGTTAACTGTACTCAACCCTCTTGCTGCCAGAATATCGCCCTACTTTCTCATCGTCCTCCGCGTCCTTGTAGGGCCATGTGTG GGTATAGTGCTCGCACTTCTAACAGACTTGTTCTCCTGGTGGGCTCCGGAGTCTGAGAAGGTTGCTATGGCATCTCTTGCGTACGCTG GAATAAATGTAGGAGAGATTTTAGTGGCAGGACCCACTGGATACATGTGCTCTATTCCCATCGCCAACGGATGGCCTTTCATCTTCTACCTGCATG GAGCCATTGCCATTGTGTGGTGTGTCGTATGGCATGTATGCGCAACAGAGAGGCCAGAAGATCATCCTTTCATATCTGAAGAGGAGAAAACCTACATCATTCGAACGAGGTTTGCTATGGAAGTCAACCAG GAGAAAACAGCCCCTCCTTACCTAAGCATCGCCAGATCGAAACCAGTGTGGGGATATCTCATTCTGATGACGGCCCATGCATCTAATATTATCATTTTCGCTTCCTATTTACCCAAGTATATCTCCTCTGCTTTTCAATTCAGTTCTGAGCAG GTCGGTCTTATTACATCTGCCATCCATGTCTCTCGAATTCTGGGAATCGTGGTGTTCAACTTCTTGTCCAACTCTCTGTTTTCACGAACACATCTTGCCAAGATTACGATCCGAAAGGTCGTCCAGTGCTCAG GTTTCTTCTGTTATACAGTTCCTCTACTGATTCTTGGATTTTTGAAGAACAATATAGTGTCTTTGACACTTCTGAACATAATCATGATTGGTCAGTGTTCACCTGTTGTCTCTGCTTACATCTTGCCCTTGGACATGGCTCCCAG aTATTCTGGGTTTCTCACTGCGGTGTGCACATCTCTCACCGGTGTTGTCGTCATCCCCGGCCTTGTGGTTGCTGGCCTGATGACTCCAGAG GGAACCCTGGAGGAGTGGCGTAATGTCTTCATTATGTTGGGAGCCTCGTTTACACTCGGCACCGTGGCCTTCCTCCTCCTGGGCAGCTCTGACCTCCAACCCTGGGCCACTCCGCCTGACAACACTGATGCTGAGGAGAAGAAACGTccagtgacctttgacctttga
- the LOC112558290 gene encoding LOW QUALITY PROTEIN: uncharacterized protein LOC112558290 (The sequence of the model RefSeq protein was modified relative to this genomic sequence to represent the inferred CDS: deleted 1 base in 1 codon): MFVLLSLSLLVVDVASVTITVQNHWAGGFQVEVAIPVTCDLQGWTVSLDFDQDIKSIEIWAGDVRQESPRRYLVSSHDYNGEVHTGTSLTLSVIGHTVGDISPSLTAFITDCGDGHGGTLPPGATRTPIPRTSPASTGGGTPTKDYADALGKSILFYDAQRSGKLPANNPITWRGDSALNDCVVGGWYDAGDHIKFGLPFGAATHVLLWGLHLFKDGYERAHQLDMMYDMIKWALDYMLKAWNPVTKELVCQIGEGLADHHFWGRAEDMTMDRPCYKAGAGQGAGDIAAEWAACMAAGSILFKEKGDTSYAAQLLTAAESLYAFAKAHPTPWSGSSAFYAPSTSDDEICEGAIWLYRATRNQKYLNDAREKWTPSYGFALSWDDKKIACQIMVYNETYSGSSQLKDPIEGFFKGWLPGGTVKYTPCGLAWRDMWGANRYAGGAAFAALAAAETGLNTATYRAWAIEQINYMLGDNKVDGGCFSFEIGYGSKYPKSPHHRSASCPDIPQPCSEANLHASGPSPHLLLGALVGGPDVNDSYVDNREDYVKNEVAIDYNAGFQSALAGILHLLATNNFPPTKNACPCVES; encoded by the exons atgtttgtgttgctgtCACTGTCCTTGCTCGTGGTGGATGTAGCCTCTGTAACCATCACAGTTCAGAACCACTGGGCAGGTGGCTTTCAAGTTGAGGTGGCCatacctgtgacctgtgacctt cAAGGCTGGACTGTCAGCCTCGACTTCGACCAAGACATAAAATCTATCGAG ATATGGGCAGGTGATGTTCGGCAAGAGAGTCCACGCCGATACCTGGTGTCTAGCCATGATTATAACGGAGAGGTGCACACTGGGACATCGCTTACCCTGAGTGTCATAGGTCACACAGTCGGGGACATCTCACCCTCACTCACAGCTTTTATCACTGACTGTGGTGATGGCCATGGGGGAACTCTACCTCCTGGTGCCACGAGAACTCCTATCCCGAGAACAAGTCCTGCGAGCACGG GAGGAGGAACTCCAACGAAAGATTATGCAGACGCCCTCGGCAAGTCCATCCTCTTCTACGACGCGCAGCGATCTGGGAAACTTCCGGCGAACAACCCCATCACATGGCGGGGAGACTCCGCACTGAATGACTGTGTAGTGGGTGGGTGGTATGATG CTGGAGACCACATCAAGTTTGGGTTGCCATTTGGGGCTGCAACTCATGTCCTTTTGTGGGGCCTTCATCTTTTCAAGGATGGGTACGAGCGCGCCCATCAGCTGGACATGATGTATGATATGATCAAGTGGGCGCTGGACTACATGTTAAAAGCCTGGAATCCTGTCACTAAGGAACTCGTTTGTCAG ATCGGAGAAGGGCTGGCAGATCACCACTTCTGGGGCCGTGCGGAGGACATGACGATGGACAGACCCTGCTACAAGGCCGGGGCAGGTCAAGGGGCAGGAGACATTGCCGCCGAGTGGGCCGCCTGCATGGCCGCTGGCTCCATCTTGTTCAAGGAGAAGGGAG ACACCAGCTATGCAGCTCAGCTCCTGACGGCCGCGGAGTCTTTGTATGCATTCGCCAAGGCTCATCCCACTCCGTGGTCAGGGTCCAGTGCTTTCTATGc ACCCAGTACCTCTGATGACGAGATCTGCGAGGGCGCCATATGGTTGTACCGTGCAACACGCAACCAGAAATACCTCAACGATGCCAGAGAAAAGTGGACTCCATCTTACGGATTTGCCTTGTCCTGGGATGACAAGAAAATAGCCTGCCAG ATCATGGTGTACAACGAGACCTACTCTGGGAGTTCCCAGTTAAAGGACCCTATTGAAGGTTTCTTTAAGGGGTGGCTACCCGGGGGCACCGTGAAGTACACACCGTGTGGACTGGCCTGGCGGGACATGTGGGGCGCCAACAGATATGctg GTGGTGCTGCCTTTGCCGCCCTGGCTGCTGCTGAAACGGGGCTAAACACAGCCACTTACAGAGCGTGGGCGATAGAGCAGATCAACTACATGCTGGGCGACAATAAAGTTGATGGCGGTTGCTTCAGTTTCGAGATCGGCTACGGCAGCAAGTATCCCAAGAGTCCTCATCATCGTTCGGC ATCCTGTCCCGACATTCCTCAGCCGTGTTCTGAAGCGAATCTTCACGCTTCTGGCCCCAGTCCTCACCTGCTGTTGGGCGCCCTCGTTGGAGGGCCAGACGTGAACGACAGCTACGTGGACAACCGCGAGGACTACGTCAAGAACGAGGTGGCCATCGACTACAACGCGGGCTTCCAGTCGGCGctagctg gAATCCTCCATTTGTTGGCAACGAACAATTTTCCTCCCACTAAGAACGCCTGCCCGTGTGTGGAGAGCTAA
- the LOC112558345 gene encoding probable small intestine urate exporter isoform X2 produces the protein MFLKCQKTWGTVLLQELSDGKISLRNVSREFDWDSSIQSLVVSSGGFIHFLAPMFTDALCRYMGSKRVMTTIISLSGVLTVLNPLAARISPYFLIVLRVLVGPCVGIVLALLTDLFSWWAPESEKVAMASLAYAGINVGEILVAGPTGYMCSIPIANGWPFIFYLHGAIAIVWCVVWHVCATERPEDHPFISEEEKTYIIRTRFAMEVNQEKTAPPYLSIARSKPVWGYLILMTAHASNIIIFASYLPKYISSAFQFSSEQVGLITSAIHVSRILGIVVFNFLSNSLFSRTHLAKITIRKVVQCAGFFCYTVPLLILGFLKNNIVSLTLLNIIMIGQCSPVVSAYILPLDMAPRYSGFLTAVCTSLTGVVVIPGLVVAGLMTPEQLFVTGCGSHPQGTLEEWRNVFIMLGASFTLGTVAFLLLGSSDLQPWATPPDNTDAEEKKRPVTFDL, from the exons ATGTTTCTCAAGTGTCAGAAGACCTGGGGAACAGTTCTTCTCCAAGAGCTTTCTGATGGAAAAATATCTTTGAGAAAT GTTTCTAGAGAGTTCGACTGGGATAGCTCCATTCAAAGTCTTGTCGTGTCGTCTGGAGGGTTCATCCATTTTCTCGCTCCGATGTTCACCGATGCTCTCTGTCGTTACATGGGATCCAAGCGGGTCATGACCACCATCATCTCGTTATCTGGAGTGTTAACTGTACTCAACCCTCTTGCTGCCAGAATATCGCCCTACTTTCTCATCGTCCTCCGCGTCCTTGTAGGGCCATGTGTG GGTATAGTGCTCGCACTTCTAACAGACTTGTTCTCCTGGTGGGCTCCGGAGTCTGAGAAGGTTGCTATGGCATCTCTTGCGTACGCTG GAATAAATGTAGGAGAGATTTTAGTGGCAGGACCCACTGGATACATGTGCTCTATTCCCATCGCCAACGGATGGCCTTTCATCTTCTACCTGCATG GAGCCATTGCCATTGTGTGGTGTGTCGTATGGCATGTATGCGCAACAGAGAGGCCAGAAGATCATCCTTTCATATCTGAAGAGGAGAAAACCTACATCATTCGAACGAGGTTTGCTATGGAAGTCAACCAG GAGAAAACAGCCCCTCCTTACCTAAGCATCGCCAGATCGAAACCAGTGTGGGGATATCTCATTCTGATGACGGCCCATGCATCTAATATTATCATTTTCGCTTCCTATTTACCCAAGTATATCTCCTCTGCTTTTCAATTCAGTTCTGAGCAG GTCGGTCTTATTACATCTGCCATCCATGTCTCTCGAATTCTGGGAATCGTGGTGTTCAACTTCTTGTCCAACTCTCTGTTTTCACGAACACATCTTGCCAAGATTACGATCCGAAAGGTCGTCCAGTG TGCAGGTTTCTTCTGTTATACAGTTCCTCTACTGATTCTTGGATTTTTGAAGAACAATATAGTGTCTTTGACACTTCTGAACATAATCATGATTGGTCAGTGTTCACCTGTTGTCTCTGCTTACATCTTGCCCTTGGACATGGCTCCCAG aTATTCTGGGTTTCTCACTGCGGTGTGCACATCTCTCACCGGTGTTGTCGTCATCCCCGGCCTTGTGGTTGCTGGCCTGATGACTCCAGAG cAACTTTTTGTCACTGGCTGTGGGTCACATCCGCAGGGAACCCTGGAGGAGTGGCGTAATGTCTTCATTATGTTGGGAGCCTCGTTTACACTCGGCACCGTGGCCTTCCTCCTCCTGGGCAGCTCTGACCTCCAACCCTGGGCCACTCCGCCTGACAACACTGATGCTGAGGAGAAGAAACGTccagtgacctttgacctttga
- the LOC112558345 gene encoding probable small intestine urate exporter isoform X1: MFLKCQKTWGTVLLQELSDGKISLRNVSREFDWDSSIQSLVVSSGGFIHFLAPMFTDALCRYMGSKRVMTTIISLSGVLTVLNPLAARISPYFLIVLRVLVGPCVGIVLALLTDLFSWWAPESEKVAMASLAYAGINVGEILVAGPTGYMCSIPIANGWPFIFYLHGAIAIVWCVVWHVCATERPEDHPFISEEEKTYIIRTRFAMEVNQEKTAPPYLSIARSKPVWGYLILMTAHASNIIIFASYLPKYISSAFQFSSEQVGLITSAIHVSRILGIVVFNFLSNSLFSRTHLAKITIRKVVQCSGFFCYTVPLLILGFLKNNIVSLTLLNIIMIGQCSPVVSAYILPLDMAPRYSGFLTAVCTSLTGVVVIPGLVVAGLMTPEQLFVTGCGSHPQGTLEEWRNVFIMLGASFTLGTVAFLLLGSSDLQPWATPPDNTDAEEKKRPVTFDL; the protein is encoded by the exons ATGTTTCTCAAGTGTCAGAAGACCTGGGGAACAGTTCTTCTCCAAGAGCTTTCTGATGGAAAAATATCTTTGAGAAAT GTTTCTAGAGAGTTCGACTGGGATAGCTCCATTCAAAGTCTTGTCGTGTCGTCTGGAGGGTTCATCCATTTTCTCGCTCCGATGTTCACCGATGCTCTCTGTCGTTACATGGGATCCAAGCGGGTCATGACCACCATCATCTCGTTATCTGGAGTGTTAACTGTACTCAACCCTCTTGCTGCCAGAATATCGCCCTACTTTCTCATCGTCCTCCGCGTCCTTGTAGGGCCATGTGTG GGTATAGTGCTCGCACTTCTAACAGACTTGTTCTCCTGGTGGGCTCCGGAGTCTGAGAAGGTTGCTATGGCATCTCTTGCGTACGCTG GAATAAATGTAGGAGAGATTTTAGTGGCAGGACCCACTGGATACATGTGCTCTATTCCCATCGCCAACGGATGGCCTTTCATCTTCTACCTGCATG GAGCCATTGCCATTGTGTGGTGTGTCGTATGGCATGTATGCGCAACAGAGAGGCCAGAAGATCATCCTTTCATATCTGAAGAGGAGAAAACCTACATCATTCGAACGAGGTTTGCTATGGAAGTCAACCAG GAGAAAACAGCCCCTCCTTACCTAAGCATCGCCAGATCGAAACCAGTGTGGGGATATCTCATTCTGATGACGGCCCATGCATCTAATATTATCATTTTCGCTTCCTATTTACCCAAGTATATCTCCTCTGCTTTTCAATTCAGTTCTGAGCAG GTCGGTCTTATTACATCTGCCATCCATGTCTCTCGAATTCTGGGAATCGTGGTGTTCAACTTCTTGTCCAACTCTCTGTTTTCACGAACACATCTTGCCAAGATTACGATCCGAAAGGTCGTCCAGTGCTCAG GTTTCTTCTGTTATACAGTTCCTCTACTGATTCTTGGATTTTTGAAGAACAATATAGTGTCTTTGACACTTCTGAACATAATCATGATTGGTCAGTGTTCACCTGTTGTCTCTGCTTACATCTTGCCCTTGGACATGGCTCCCAG aTATTCTGGGTTTCTCACTGCGGTGTGCACATCTCTCACCGGTGTTGTCGTCATCCCCGGCCTTGTGGTTGCTGGCCTGATGACTCCAGAG cAACTTTTTGTCACTGGCTGTGGGTCACATCCGCAGGGAACCCTGGAGGAGTGGCGTAATGTCTTCATTATGTTGGGAGCCTCGTTTACACTCGGCACCGTGGCCTTCCTCCTCCTGGGCAGCTCTGACCTCCAACCCTGGGCCACTCCGCCTGACAACACTGATGCTGAGGAGAAGAAACGTccagtgacctttgacctttga